GGGAGATTTACGGCGCGAGCCGGGAACGGCTCCAGCCGCCGTCCGGCTGCAAGGTGTACAGCACGCGGTCGTGCAGCCGGCTGGGGCGCCCCTGCCAGAACTCGACCCGGTCCGGCACGACCGCGAAGCCGCCCCAATGCGGCGGACGCGGCACGTTGATCGGGTAGCGGGCGCCGAACATCGCCGCGCGGGTCACCAGCGTCGCCTTGGAAGCGATCTCGCGGCTCTGCTCGCTGGCCCAGGCGCCCAGCCGGCTGGTATACGGCCGGCTGGCGAAGTAGGCGTCGGACACCTCCGGCGCCACGCGCGCGGCCTTGCCCTCGATTCGCACCTGCCGCTCCAGCTCGGGCCAGAAGAAATTCAGGGCGACATAGGGATTGGCCTCCAGCGCCTGGCCCTTGCGGCTCTGATAGTTGGTGTAGAACAGCAGCTGGCCGTCCTCCACGCCCTTGAGCAGCACGATGCGCGACGAGGGCCGGCCATCGGCGCCGATCGCGGCGAGGTTCATCGCCGTCGGCTCCGGCACCTGGGCGGCGATCGCCTCGTTCAGCCAGATTTCGAACTGCGCCACCGCGTCAGGCAGGCAATCCTCCGGCGACAATTCTTTTTTCGAGTATTCCAGACGGATATCGGCAAGGTTCAGCGACATGTTTCCTCCTTGGCTGTCCATCTTAGTCGAACGCGGCCGAGCCGGAAATGCGCGCGATCAGGTTCCGCCGCGGCGGGCGGAACCCGAAGCCGCACGGCGCTTAGTTCAATGCCTGGTTGATCACGGCGGCGATGCGGGCGCCGGCCTTGGCCAGCTGCTGGTCGACCAGCAGGCCGCCTGCGCGCAGATAGGTGTTGTCCAGGTAAACCGGCGTGGACGGCGACGCGCCGCAGCTGAAGCCGGCCAGCGGGCCGTAGACGTCGGCGCGCGCGTACTGGTTGGACTCATGCACCCAGTCCATCACGCCGCCGCCCTGCCAGCCGGAGACGTTGCGCTGGTAGCGCTGCAGATCGGCGGCGGCCCAGCTCTTTTCGTCGGCGCCGTTCAGCTCCTGCTGCACCAGCGCGGTATCCCACACCGAATGCAGGTTGCTGATCTTGCTGCTGCCCGGCAGCTGCACCTTGAAGTCGTTGCCGCCGCGATCCAGGTTGTCGGCCGCGTGCAGCGGCTGGTGGATGTCGCCCACCATGTGGATCAAGAAGGTTAGCGCCTGGGCGCGATCGGCCTTGGCGGCGCCGCGGTCGGCCAGCACCTTGCGGTAGCGATCGATCTGGTTGGCCGCGCAATTGCCGTCCGGGCACTCGTCCTCCGTCACGCCGGAACAGACCGGCTCGTCGTTGTAGTGCCACTGGTCGGAGCCCGGCAGCGTCTGCTTCAGTTCCTGCTTGTGCTGGTCCATGTACAGCGCCAGCTGGGCGAAATCGGCGTTGGGGATCAGCTTCTTCACCTCGGCCTTGGCCTTGCTGCTCAGCAACTGCTGGGCGATGTAGCCGGTGATGCGGTGGCCTTCCTGGCCCCAGGCCAGCGCCTGGCCGCTGCTGGCGGCGAAAGCGGCGGACAACAGCAATGCGAGTGCCTTCTTCATGTTCTCTCCCGGTTGATTGCTTTTGTTTTATTGGCCGGCAAAATGCCGGCGCGGCGCATCATACGGGACAAATATGAAAAACAGATAAATATTTTTATATAAAGATAGTTTGATGATTTATTCTTTGATGTCAAATTCTTTTAAATCAAACATCTATCGCATCCTGCCGGTTGTCTCCTCCATGCCAAGCGCGCGCCAGCAGCATCTCCTCCAGCGCCTTCAGGGCCGGCTGGCGCGACTGCCGGCGCCGGATCAGCAGCGTCGGCGCGCGGGCCAGGTCATCCGGCAAGGCGTGCGCCGACACCTGGGCCGCCATCTGCGGCATGGTGTCCAGCAAGGCCTGCGGCAGCAGCGCCAGGCCCATGCCGCAGGCCACGCAGCTGAGCATCGCGTGGTAGGAGCTCAGCTCGACGACGCGCCGCGGCTGCACGCCCTGGCGCTGCAGCCATTGCTCCAGCCGCTGGCGGTAGGAGCAGCCGCTGCCGAAGGCCAGCAGCGTGGTGTCGGCCAGCACCTCCAGCGACGGCCGCCCCAGCGTGGCGGCGGCCACCAGCATGATCTCCTCCACCGCCACCACGGTCTGGTCCAGCCTGACGTCGTCCAGCGGCCCGCTGACCAGCGCCGCGTCCAGCCGGCCGTCCAGCACCGCCGCGGTCAGCCCGCGCGACTCCCCGGTCTGCAGCTCCAGCCGCACCGCCGGGTAGCGCGCGTGGTAATCGGCCAGCACCGGCGCCAGCCTGGCCGCGGCCGTGCTCTCCATCGCCCCCAGCCGCAGCCGCCCGCTGGGCGCCGCGTCCGCCATCGCCAGCCTGGCCTCTTCGGCCAGGTCCAGCAGCCGCTCGGCGTAATCGTTGAGCTTCCAGGCGGCGGCGGTGGGAATCAGCCGCTTGCCCTCGCGCAGGAACAGCGCCACGCCCAGCTTGTCCTCCAGCTGGCGCAAGCGGGTGGTGACGTTGGATTGCACCCGGTGCAGGCGCTGCGCGGCGCGGGTGATGCCGTCTTCCTGCAGCACCGCCTGGAAGATTCTCAGCTCGTCCAGCTCCATCATTCTTTCCTTGAGATGATTTCAATCACAATAATTCATTTTTTAAGAACATAGAAGCGGACTAGGATGCGGGAAACCCATCGGAGAACCATCATGTCCGCACCCAACATCAAACAAGGCTATCTGGCGGCAGCCGGCGCCATCGCCATCTGGACCGGCTTCAACATCGCGTCGCGGCTGGCCGGCAAGAGCGCGCTGGCCGGCACCGACATCCTGGCGCTGCGCCTGGGAACCGCCGCGCTGGTGCTGCTGGCCTGCGGCGGCCTGCCGCGCGGCGCGCTGCGCGATGCCCGGCTGTGGCTGCTGACCCTGCTCGGCGGCCTCGGCGTCAGCATCTTCGCC
This genomic window from Chromobacterium violaceum ATCC 12472 contains:
- the pdxH gene encoding pyridoxamine 5'-phosphate oxidase codes for the protein MSLNLADIRLEYSKKELSPEDCLPDAVAQFEIWLNEAIAAQVPEPTAMNLAAIGADGRPSSRIVLLKGVEDGQLLFYTNYQSRKGQALEANPYVALNFFWPELERQVRIEGKAARVAPEVSDAYFASRPYTSRLGAWASEQSREIASKATLVTRAAMFGARYPINVPRPPHWGGFAVVPDRVEFWQGRPSRLHDRVLYTLQPDGGWSRSRLAP
- a CDS encoding S1/P1 nuclease, with translation MKKALALLLSAAFAASSGQALAWGQEGHRITGYIAQQLLSSKAKAEVKKLIPNADFAQLALYMDQHKQELKQTLPGSDQWHYNDEPVCSGVTEDECPDGNCAANQIDRYRKVLADRGAAKADRAQALTFLIHMVGDIHQPLHAADNLDRGGNDFKVQLPGSSKISNLHSVWDTALVQQELNGADEKSWAAADLQRYQRNVSGWQGGGVMDWVHESNQYARADVYGPLAGFSCGASPSTPVYLDNTYLRAGGLLVDQQLAKAGARIAAVINQALN
- a CDS encoding LysR family transcriptional regulator, whose amino-acid sequence is MMELDELRIFQAVLQEDGITRAAQRLHRVQSNVTTRLRQLEDKLGVALFLREGKRLIPTAAAWKLNDYAERLLDLAEEARLAMADAAPSGRLRLGAMESTAAARLAPVLADYHARYPAVRLELQTGESRGLTAAVLDGRLDAALVSGPLDDVRLDQTVVAVEEIMLVAAATLGRPSLEVLADTTLLAFGSGCSYRQRLEQWLQRQGVQPRRVVELSSYHAMLSCVACGMGLALLPQALLDTMPQMAAQVSAHALPDDLARAPTLLIRRRQSRQPALKALEEMLLARAWHGGDNRQDAIDV